A portion of the Juglans microcarpa x Juglans regia isolate MS1-56 chromosome 1D, Jm3101_v1.0, whole genome shotgun sequence genome contains these proteins:
- the LOC121264396 gene encoding tetraspanin-6 yields MYRFSNTVIGFLNLFTLLASIPIIGAGLWMARNSKTCESFLQTPLLVIGFVVLVISLAGFIGACFHVAWALWVYLVVMLFIIAALMAFTVFGFVVTSQGGGTAVPGRVYKEYRLEDYSPWLRNRIKDPQYWMTIRSCILGSKACEKIASWTPLDYLERDMSPIQSGCCKPPTTCNYNMATTIAQDSDCYRWNNAPNLLCYECDSCKAGVLEDVRRDWHKLSVLNIVMLVFLIGIYSVGCCAFQNTKRAESDYPYGQNRMTKVRPRWDYYWWRWFHDKREQLY; encoded by the exons ATGTATCGGTTTAGCAACACGGTGATCGGCTTCTTGAACCTTTTTACGCTCTTAGCGTCGATACCCATAATTGGGGCGGGACTATGGATGGCGAGGAATAGCAAAACCTGTGAAAGTTTCCTCCAGACCCCACTTCTTGTCATAGGTTTCGTTGTCCTCGTTATTTCGCTAGCCGGATTCATTGGGGCATGCTTTCATGTGGCATGGGCACTTTGGGTTTACTTGGTGGTCATGTTGTTCATTATTGCAGCCCTAATGGCTTTCACTGTATTCGGGTTCGTGGTGACGAGCCAAGGTGGTGGTACTGCAGTGCCAGGTAGGGTTTATAAGGAGTATCGTCTAGAAGACTACTCGCCGTGGCTGAGGAATAGGATTAAAGATCCTCAGTATTGGATGACCATTAGGAGTTGCATATTGGGTTCCAAGGCTTGTGAAAAGATTGCCTCTTGGACACCTCTTGATTATCTGGAGAGGGACATGTCTCCCATACAG TCTGGTTGTTGTAAGCCACCAACAACATGCAATTACAACATGGCAACTACGATTGCCCAAGACTCTGACTGCTACCGGTGGAACAATGCGCCCAACTTGCTGTGCTACGAGTGCGATTCGTGCAAGGCCGGGGTGCTCGAGGACGTGAGAAGGGATTGGCACAAGCTCTCTGTTCTTAACATTGTCATGCTTGTGTTTCTCATTGGAATATATTCAGTCGGGTGCTGTGCTTTCCAAAACACAAAACGAGCCGAGTCTGATTACCCCTACGGTCAAAACCGGATGACCAAAGTCCGACCCAGATGGGACTATTACTG GTGGAGATGGTTTCACGACAAAAGAGAACAGCTTTATTAG